The sequence GTGTTGACTTTGAGAGTGAAGGCTGAAGTTTTccttttaatattatcctccttctttaaactaaataaattctCTAAAGCTGAAAAATAGTAGCAACAATGCTGAAAACACACCTGTGTATATGTGCTCATGAACTGTTAGAATATATTGTAACATATGATGGTTTTATAAAGTAGATGCACTGTTGTAGATTAAATTACCATCTTCTGTAGTTTACACATTAAGTAAATGATCAGAATATTCAGTTATTCCAGCCCCAGAGATAAATCAATGGGATTTTTCCACAATGTGTGCATGTATATTCTTATCATTACAATAATACGCCATAATTACACCTGACTCACTAGTACCTGGTTTTGAGTAGCAGGTGAGGGCACGCAGACTTAATGCAGCAGCCATCTGaccacagaaaacagaaaagcacAATGAATAATCACAAACTACAATACACACTGGAAATTAGCTGTAAGAAACTTTATGCAAAGATCAAAACACTGTTCAGTGTAATACAGGTGATGGAGGCACACTCCAGCTGACTGAGATCCAACATCCTGTAATCTCACGCCCCAAATCCCCGTCTTTTACGTCAGAGGTCTGTGACATTCACGACAAGCAGGTAGAATAGGAAGAACAGGAACCTACTCAGTTTGGAAGcatttattagttattattattcatgGATTTATTTCACGACGCTCAACCTTGATAGAACCGCGGTCACATCACACAACAACAGCCAAACATGGCTCTTCtccaatcaaaaataaataaatacttttatcAAGGCAAAATGTTAATGTTAGGAGGATGGTATGGGGCTTTATTTAAAGAGTTAATAATAAGGGCTTTAAGTCGTAAGATGATGATTCATTCTTCCATGTGATGTAACGTAACAGAGGCGGCTGTTTGTACGGTATGTCATGAACGCATCATATTACATTGCATTACAGACCGTTAGCAAAATCTGGATCTTCAGCCGAGGAGGGTTTGTCATAAAATAAACTTACTTATTTGCTCCTTCTCTATGGGAAAATGTTTAACTCATTCATTCTAAATAGTATAGGAAGAATATGAAGTTCAGTCCTGTGTCCTTATCCCATGTCGACTACTCCACATAACGTCGTTAACTAAACTGTCCACCCTCCCCCTGTTAATGTAAAGTAGTTCAGCTCATTTCACAACAGCAAATGAATTCAACATTCTTACCGTTCTTTATGTCCAAATGTAAAGTTCTAAATAGACAAATCTTTTGTCAGAAGTTTGACTGCGCAGCAACAGGTATCCGACAGTCAACAGTGGTCCGTGAAATGCGCAACTGAATCCAAGCTGCATTCAAGTGCTGCTCGTTGTTACAGAACCTCGACTGGCAAATTATGAAACAACTTGATTTATAACAATATCCGGTGTTATATGTAATAATCTTCGGATTCATGGTATTAAAGCATTCCTTGCATCAAGCAAAAGCAGTTTTAAATATGTAGACAAGAGGAAACTCTTAAAAGGGCATAACCAGTCAGAATCTTTGAAAATGTGTCATTTACGCTGATGTCATTTGATGAATCATATTTGAGCAACTGAGTTGCTGTCAGTTCCATGAAATCTTTAAAAAGATGCTGTATTctgaaaatagcttttttttttagcagcgcACATTGTCATTAAGAAGACAGTTTTATTGAAGAGCCATCCTAAAGCAGCCATCGacagagatacacacacacaatgaaagtGTGAGAGAGAACAATTGAGCACGAACAGAGAGGAAGTTTGTCTTCCTCCTCTCATCACTGGGAGGATCTCACACTTCACCTCCTCAGTAACGGAGAGCTCAAACAGACGGACATGTAAAAGGTATTCATGTTTTCACTCATATTTGTAGAGATTTAACTGTTTTCTCAACTCATGTCCCATTTGTGTTGTGATGTTTTTAGTTTGCAGACAGGAAGTTGACTTGTGTTTCCTCCCTGATTTCATATTTATAACGATAGAGTCACAGTCGTCTCCTTAATGACAATAGCCGTTTTACATTTCTTTCCCTCCTCTTCTCTGTCAGTAAGATGTTGAATCCATCGAGCCCAGCCCAGAAGACACTCAGTGAGGAGGACAGCTCTGGATCTGATGTGGGGTCAGAGGTTGGATTAGAACATGAGACAGATCGGTTTGGCTTCATTCTGACCAATGGATCTACAGCTAGGTGAGTAATGTCATTACTGTTACTACACTATCACCTCACTTAAACTGGATGAACTGCTTTGATGTCAtagttatgttaaaatgtgaacagaaacAAAAGTAAATGCGTGTGGAAGGTTTTGGATTCTATCCAGCTGTGTCTATCAAGAGGCTCAAGAAAGCAAAGGGCTCTGTAATAATTTCTATCAAATTCAGATCAAGAAAAATATCCAGGATCTATAGAGTAAAAGTCTTCTCCTAGAAACACAAAGACTAACGCAAACTAAATATTTAAAGGGGATACATACCATACAATTcagtaaaaataaatcaataaataaatcaataaataaataaaattttatacatatatatatacacacacacacacacacacacacatacatatatatatatatatatatatatatatatatatatgttttcacATAAAGCATGGGCAGGTGAAAAATGAATGTTCTTGCAGATTAGAGGCCAGTTGAAACAAAATGAATTTTGAGGGTAAGACAAGTCATTTATGGCATAAGACGATAGACAATAACAATTAAAGACAATTAgattaataaaaacacaaatctaGGACGTGAATAGAAATAAATGGTTTAGCTTGTTGGTTAAACTATAGTTAAAGTTACACCTGAAGAAAAATTCCATTGATGTACAACTAATTAGTGCAGGAGAACTGAAAGTTTTGACTTCACTGCAagcttaaacaaagagaaaagttttctGAAAATGTGAGCTGTTCAGTATTTACCGTTTTACAGTAGTGTGCAGTGTGTGGTAGCTCAAAGTTGTGTGAAACAAACAGGACAGAGACCATAAATACAAATCTGTGTCAACCTATTATATGTTCCAGATACAGTTGTATGTGTCTGTATCTCAGTCGTCAGTCATAACCCAAGAGAACATTTGAGAATGTGCTTTGAGAAGTGAAATTCAAAAACAAGTCAAGATTAAAATACAAGCTGCAGTGAAACAGCTTTAGTAGTAAATCATCTATTGGTTGTGGTTTGACCATAGATGATGACTTTTATGAAAcacaaaagtgcaaaaaaaaaatatttgcactgGTTTGGATTGAACATTAAAAGACGTGAATTCAAAGAAACAAAGGCAGCTACATAAACTGTTACCTACTGTCCTGACACTTTCCCCACTGATAACATCCTGACTTGTTGCCATGGAGACGTCATACCGCTACCGTGTGgttttcctgtttcctgtcttGTCTTCAGAGCGCCGTTTTTCTGTAATGACAACACACAAAAGTGCATGCAGCAACACCACACACAGCCTTAATGGCCTCCAGTTAGATAACTATATTCCAATCACAGTTGGAGACACATGAAAGGCTCTTACATACTGTGAGCAGCTTCGTCTAGAGGTGAAATGACAGAACTAATGTTTTTGTGCTGTTTAGTGTCAGGAGTGCAGGTCCGCCTCCTGAGCTGGTGAGACAGAGGGAGGCCAAGTGGATCCACATCATTGGACAATGGGATCGAATCTTACTGAAGAAGACCAGTAAGGTGTGTCCTTTATTCATCAAATCATGAATGACCATCTATCAGCTTTCATTTATATAGTAAACAGTGTAAtagaggataataatatgttTCTGTTACCATTGTCTGCTCAGGTTAAGATGCAATGTCAGAAAGGCATCCCCGCATCCCTGAGAGCCAAGTGCTGGCCACTGCTGTGTGGAGCCACTGACaggatgaaacaaaacaaagatctCTACAAGGTTGAAAAATATGTGTACAGTCACTGCTGAATGAAAAACTAAAATCACTGCATGGTAAAACATAATCAGATCAGGTAGAACCATCAGTACATCATATGAGCTGTTTTATGAAGTGATACATAATGAATCTacacagggttcccacggggtcttaaaaagtcttgaatttacaaatctgcatttaataacttaaaaaagtgtttaaaaggtattaaattcgGTAtgttaggtcttaagttatgttggcataaacttgttcactgtattgtgtttaaatgtgtctgttaaatgtccaaactgcaaagaaagtatcaTTAATCTACACAGTTCCACCCAttacaacctgacaatttatatcgaaattaggaaccaattatcgctaactttgcagctccTAGTGAGAAATGACgcggaacagtgggaatcaaggtgttggggtgaataaacacattttcctaaattttgggagtcacaaatttttgccagtatggccatgaaatgggcattaaatcctgttctaagtagtcttaaaaacgtcttaaaaagtcttaaatttaacttgtataaacctgtaggaaccctgctacAGTTTTTACATTGTGTACTTTTCTCTTAAAGACCCAGATCATGATCTGAGGATAAAATggctgttttacaaaaatgttcaataacttttgaaccactaattaaCCCTAATGCTTAAAGAAGTCAAGTAAAGcggagtttctcagcttttcagcgatACTATAGAAGTCTtatttggatggctgtaacttgcTTAGGAAAGATTAGACAATAATTGGGTTGGAAGTCTAAAACAACTGTatgttctatttaaaaaaaaaaaacagaacaaaaaaacccccttCCTATaggttacataaaaaaaaaaaccatcacatttgaacagtatttttcctcataaattcattcattctcagATAAAGCAAATAAAATGACTCAGATGATGCTTGATGATTGAAATACTTTaggaaaactaaataaactagtaCAGATCAAAATGCTGTTGTGGGTCTATAAGGGTTTAAGGGTCTTTTCTCTGTTTGCCAGTCTCTGGACTCACAGCCTGCTCTGCAAAGCTGGGTGGACGTGATCGAGAGAGACCTGGACCGACAGTTCCCTTTCCACGAGATGTTTCTTTCTAAGGACGGGCATGGGTAGGCAGCATTTCTTCTGTTTATTTCTACTGACTACACTTTCTATAGCATTCCACAATTCTTTGTTTATCTGATGGATTGAGACTTCAAATCTAAAAGTAATTCTGAATGTTAAACCTTGTGGTCTTACAGGCAGCGGGGTTTGTTCCGGGTGTTGAAAGCCTACACACAGTTCCAACCAGAGGAGGGTTACTGCCAGGCACAGGGGCCGGTGGCTGCAGTGCTGCTCATGAACATGCCTGCAGAGGTAATGACCACAAATACAGCTTATGTTCTGTTCAGTAAAGAACCTGCCAAGTTAGTGCAAGGAATTTAAAGTCCAAATGAAGCTTTATTGAATAGTGAAAGAGAATTTATGGACTTATTTCATTATCTTGCTCATGAATAAGAAAAGGTATTATTTATGTGCATAAATGAGGCTCACTGAACATATACTGTAAATACTATTACTATTATGGTATGAGGTGTTGCTGTGATGCCTTTTGTGCCTTCTCACCTCATATGACTTTTGTCAGGAGGCCTTCTGGTGTCTGGTGCAGATCAGTGAGCAGTACCTACCTGGATATTACAGCCCTCTGCTGGTGAGGACCTGCACACTCTCaaatatctacacacacacacacacacacacacacacacacacacacacacacacacacacacacacacacacacacacacacacacacaaacaaacacacacaaaatataccTGTCATACTAGTAGCCAATATTTTTACCCCTCAAACACCTAAACATCCTCTGGcaaccagaagcatctactgatataaaatgtttaataacttctgaaccactaatagCATCGATACAGTTAAATAATTAAGTAAAAAGCAGTTCTGCAACTTTTCACTTGAAGCGGATTTGACCCATGTGAATGTTCAGAGGTTATGTAGTGTTAAAGCTGtcaccttctgcaacattgattccccaataaaacacagtctcaacagtcactttttcttgaattttcatttttttgacataataacctttaaatctattctgaccttttatgaacatcttcctcatcattaaattaaatatggaaaaatacctgattttcatgttaatattataagaaatggggataaattgtttggtaaatgtagtttaaatgtagagaaaaatcatTTACATGTTGCCACAAATATATTTCCAGGTATTCagtggttattacctccgccaaggaggttacgtttttgccagggtttgtttgtctgtttgtttgtctgtccgttagtgtgcaacataactgaaaaagttatggacagattttgatgaaattttcagggtttgttggaaatgggataaggaagaaatgattaaattttggtggtgatcgggggtgggggggcccacggggggggccactgatcagccttggcagaggtctgcgctctccgagtgcttctagttagcaaTAATTTAACCCTAATTAAAGCAGTAGTAAACTGCTCATGTAAAGTACATGCACAGTGTAAATGTCTAAGCATGTGGTGACATCTTGTGTAGGAGGGGGTCCTGTTTGATGCAGCCATGCTGACCTGGGTGTTGAAAAGGACGTGTCCATCTGCACACAAACACCTGCAGCACTTCGGTGTAGAGCCCCTCATGTTTGCAACAGACTGGCTCATGTGTCTGTTCACACGCCACCTGCCCTTCAACACCCTGCTGCGAGTCTGGGACCTATTTTTCTGCTACGGTATACACCAAAGATATAGTGAAGTTTAAAATTAAGACATTTATTTGCTAAACTCCACATGACAGACACCGTTGTTATGGCAAAAGTTCCTAAAAAGTTTGTTTTATAATatcatgtttgttgtttttctactgTAATACTATGCACAATTTTGCCAAAATATGACATGTTTACTACAGATGATGGTTCTTGATTGTTCTTGTGTTATTTGTACTTCCTCTTTCCCATTGTTCCCTTTCATGGTGCAGGGGTGCGGGTGCTGCTCCAGGTGGCGGTAGTGTTGGTACGTCGGGTGCTGGGCCGGGCTGAGCAGAGGAAGCAGTGTCAGGGTCAGATGGAGACTCTGGAGAGGCTCAGGAGCATCAGGGATGAGGTCCAGGAGGAGGACGATGCCTTCATAGCAGAGGTTAGAATGAAACAGCGGGTCACTGATGAAGATGACAACCACTGTACTAGTACTGTACAAAGACGTCCTTACAtttcattaaagctgcagtgctttatAAGTTTTTAGTGTAATGGCATAAggtatattgtaattcaagtggtttgagaggagacaagacttctgcatctactccttgTGTTTTCAGACTGTAGAAAATATACCCTGTGACGCCCAGATGTTTGGTAATAGGAGGTGTTTTCACATAGGTAGagaggttaaatacatgattgacagtgaCTGCATAGTTCTACTCCATGTCTTGACATGGAAGCCTGGAAAAGATACTTCCCTTTTCCATAATGGTGTGAAATGATGTcaggtcatctatatttatatttagtctcattgatttggaccaagagcaCAGAGCTGCATGaagaaggtgtgtattttcagttCTGGCAAATATCCCCCATTATTTTGGCAACTCGTAAGCACCAAGTCTGGTATTGGAGCCACATTCCACCAGCTTAAAAAAGCCAATTTAGGATGCGCAATTTTAAAAGTTCTGTGATTCTTGCTCcagatgtttgttttcttttttttacacaaatgaaGTTTCTAATGAATAAATAACCTTCTTTGACTTTGAACTGAAGTcatcattttgacaaaaaaacaaaacaaaaaactgtgtgTCACTCAGTTGTGTGTTAATTTATGTGAGATGGTTGGGCATATCCACAAAATTtattggcaatggctactgccacagtactgtggtacgaAATATCCATatgtctactgccacagagccaatcaaatgatccgaattctgcactctgagcATTGTCCAAATGGCTGATTTATATTAATCAAAAACCTGTGCAAATTCCTAATATAAGGCAAAACAatttcatgttgtttgcctgcatgctgaaactTAAAGTGTGAATAGGTGCACAAACCAGTTTCCGGTAACTGGtgccctagccttttcctgtaaccggaTAGGCACATGGCATGGGTGATGCtcattgccacagtactgtggcagcagggtgacaggttaccagtgtATACATGATATAAGAAGGGCGCTGaatggctctgtggtaatagacaaatgagaaagtagtcccacagtacCGTGGCAATAGCCACTTCGAAGTTTATGACACATAATTTAAGGTAGGTTGTGTGTCAGAAATGGATGTAAGCAGACAAAACCCTTTCATCCACTGTGGGCCTTGTCCTGCCGATTTAAGAAATATTCCAGACTAATTTCTGTTAAAATACTGTAAAGATGCTGCTTTATACATGTtctatgtattttattgtgtagTGCAACATTAACTGTACTCAGCAGTTCTGTACAATACTGAGTTACTACTTGAGTGTTtactttatacttctactcctTTACATTTCAGAGGTAAACacttaactttcttttttttttttttaaatgaatgcaGTCCAACACATTTAGAGCTTGTTACACATTTATCCTGATGTTCATGAACATACATTGACCttattgtataaataaataaagaattctAAACATTGCAGGAAAACTTTAACAGATCTTGTCGATTTTCTAGGTGTGCTCTGTGCCATTGTCAACCAGAGATTTGCAGAGGCAGACAGAAAAGGAGCTAGAGAAGTGGCGGAAAGACAAGCCCTCCTCCACCTTTGACCCCAGAGGTCGTTGCCAAGGATACCAGATGGCGTGGACGAAGGCTCGACAGACCAAGGAAGAATGggagaggaaagaaagagagaaagggaaCCTTTCTGTTCCATTGGCTCGCTCGGCCTCCACTCTGTCGCTGTCCCCGTCACTGCTTCATAAGAGGTGGAGGAAAGGTGGAAAGGCCAACGCTGGCGAATGGGAAGGTGGCAGCAAAGTCGTCAGGCATCTTTCAATGCGGGCAAAAGAGGACTGGCAGAGCTGGACTGATTTAAATTTCAGAAAAGTGCAGGGCGTTAAGGAGGAAGACGATGTAGTctttgaagaacaaaaaaaacagagcaagCCAGAACTAAAACAAACTGAGCAAAAAGAATGTATAGAAGGAAGTAAAAGCCAAAGCATcacaacacagaaaacagaaacaaTAGTTGATTTAAAGAGAGAAGTGGAAGCAAGAGAGCCTGAACAGCAGGAAGGGCAACCTACAGGGGAAGACAACCTGCAACCAGTAGGTGTAGAAAATTCACCTGTAGAGACAGACACAACCCATTCACCAGCTGAAGAACAGTCATGTAACAAACAGGAAGAGGAGCTGGACTCTGACAGCCAATCACAAATACCAAAAGAGCTGAGTCAGAAAACTGAGGAGCAGGAAACTGAGGTTTGCGACATAAaggaagaaacagaaacacatgaaaGTGAATGCACAGGTGTTGTAGAAGAAAATCAGACTGAAATAACCACAAATGCAGAGACAGAGATGCAAGTAAGTGTAGAGACCAGTGAGGAACCAATAGAACAGATGGATAAAAAACCAGAGGAGAGAACAGaaactgaaaatgtacaaaaacaggtCGACACAGTCGTTGATGTAACAACAGAAACTGAGCCACAAGTAATAACTGAAGCAAGTCCAGACTCAGAGAGTGATGCTGAAGCTCTGGctgataaaaacacagatgacacAGCTGACGCTGTCACACATCAAGAAGGCACAGAGACTGAGAATTCATTTGAGGTGAAATACCAAAGTACTGAGTCATTAACAGAACTACAAGTGAAAGAGGAGCCCCACACCCAAACAGGCACAGAGACTGATGTACTGGCACAGATACAAGTAGAAAATGCAGCCACGCTGGATGAATCTGAGACTGAAATAGATTTGCAGCAACACAGTGTAATTCCACTTGAAGACATGACAGCAGAAGCAGAAACAATAGAGACTTCAGATGATTGCATTCAACAAGAAGAAAGTGCTGATGTAGCTGAGAATGACACAGAAGTAATAGGTACAGATAAAACAGTGACAGAATCAAATGATACATCTGAGCCTCCGCAGCCAAAAGAGGACATTTGTTTGACGGTACATTCGATGGCAGAGGTTGAGAATGATGTAAGTATCTGTGATCAAAATGAAACAGAGGAAGCACCTGTAGAAAGTCAGATCGCTAATGCTACTGTTGCTCCTCCACACAATAAGGAGACATCAACAAAACCAGCAACGCCGATTCTCACCTCAGAGCCTGATGGGAAAATAGCACAAATAGGTACCTGTGATGAGTCTGTATCCGAAACAACAAAAGTCCAAGAGGATTTAGAGGAACAAAGGAAAGGAGACATTCAAGAAGAGGATGATGACTATATTTCTACTCTTAACACTCCACAACTAGTGGAGAATTTGCACACTGACAATAACCCACAGGTACAAAATAAAGAGGAGTCTGACCTGGTGAAAGAAGAGATTCAAAACTGTGGGCGCCGCAGCAGCCGGTCGTCTGGTGATTTCTGTTTGCGTAAATCAGCCAGTTCCCGAGAATCTAGATTGGCACGGAAACTTTCTGAAGATCTCTTTACCACACCACAGAAAACTAACCAACCTGTATTAAATCCTCCAGATAAGGTTAAGCTTGCAGAGTTGAAAGGCAATCCAGGAGATGTAAATGCAACGCAAAGTCCTTCTAGTGTCATCAGGTCTACAGAGTCTTTAAGTAAGAGTGAACATGATGACCCTCCATCACTATTAGCAGAAATAAATGAGGAAAAGCAGCCACAAACCCCACCTAAACGTTTTGGTCTGTTTCGCAGACTGAGAGGAGATCAGCCCAAAAAGACTAAGACAAAAGCAACACCCAAAATGCAGGTCCCCAAAATCTTAATTCAGGACTTCAGTGACGAGGTGGGGATAGGAAAACCCGCCGAGGTtgaagaggaggagaaactgAGCTccaaagagaggaggaggaggaggagggagagagaaagacaggagaaagaagaggagaggctgagaaagaagaaagagaaggagttggaaaaggagaaagaaagagacaggaGGAAACCGCAGACAAGGGGCAAAAGTTTTCAGGTGCAAACGGAAAAAGGCAGGACTCAACTTGCTGCCAACACTGGCTCACAGACACTTAGATATTCTGCTTCTTTTGCTGAATCTTACTTCTGACCTGAGGAATGGGATCTGTAGCAGTTGTAGTTCTAGAGACAATCGACAATCCCCCTCTAGTAAATCTTTCTTCTTCTTGAAGTTGCtgacatgtaaataaataataaatgttgacATCATTTGACAAATATTGGTTTTATTTGGAggaattttgggttttttttgcatgttgatCACTAACCAAACCGTAAATCTAAACAATGAGCAACAAGAAACATAAGTGCTTCATGTGTAGTCtcccataatttcacactttCATCTCCATCATTAGCATTATAGTCAAATAAAAAGCTGTAACACACTAACTTCCCTCTAGATCTCCTCTCATTCTGTACTGGAGATCACCTCCGTCCACGTAAAATAAATTACAGCGCTCGAAAAGGCCAAAGAAGGTGTCCATTTCCTGTAATCCTTGTACTCCATGATGTGAAAATAGTGCATGCACACGGGTGTGCACTCACTGTCATCAGTTCAACTCTGTCCTTTCATTCATCAGTTTGTTTGAGACTCATCTTCGCTGTCACTGGCCAACACTTCCTGAGTGGGCACGGGCTGAGTGGACATCTGAGATGATGGGGGAAGCACTGATCCGAAGAACAGGGAACGAAActgcaaaaggacaaaaatgtcttaagaacaCGTTTGAAGTGTAACATTTTTCACCACCCTGTTCCTTGTGCACTAATCTATTTTAGGGCTGCACTAATGAAGATTTTTACAGACTATTAATCTGCCACGTTTTGACTAAGGATCATTATCTACTCTGATCTGATGTCAAGTTCAGACCAAAGTTTTGCAGGAGATTAAACCATTTTTGAGCCTTACTCACAAAGGAAGAGCATTTACCCCGCACGcctgtgttctatgtgttatattTGTGCAGGATAAGACATAATTCTCTGCTTCTGATTTCAACAGCAGGTTCACCACTTACAGATAACTGCTGAAAAATACTGCTGCTGTTAAATGTCATCCATCTCAACATGTTTTGAGATGTTGTTTTTCTGAAGGATATAAGTTTGCCCTTTCAGCGAATATCCTCGTTATATCATAAGTGCCTCCTGCAAGGCCTTCTGAattagaggtagactgatataaCAGCTGGCTGATATATCGGGCCAAtacattaatttttttcagtatctgccatcagccttaatttttttttttaaagccgatatttgatcagtagtaaaaatgttataagatattcgATAAGGCACCTGTGTGGgtagcacttgaagttcaataaatgttaaaaaagtactatTTTTACGtgcattaataatttaatttatattgctgcataaaaagcttaattatctgagtgt is a genomic window of Sphaeramia orbicularis chromosome 10, fSphaOr1.1, whole genome shotgun sequence containing:
- the tbc1d10c gene encoding ecotropic viral integration site 5 ortholog codes for the protein MLNPSSPAQKTLSEEDSSGSDVGSEVGLEHETDRFGFILTNGSTASVRSAGPPPELVRQREAKWIHIIGQWDRILLKKTSKVKMQCQKGIPASLRAKCWPLLCGATDRMKQNKDLYKSLDSQPALQSWVDVIERDLDRQFPFHEMFLSKDGHGQRGLFRVLKAYTQFQPEEGYCQAQGPVAAVLLMNMPAEEAFWCLVQISEQYLPGYYSPLLEGVLFDAAMLTWVLKRTCPSAHKHLQHFGVEPLMFATDWLMCLFTRHLPFNTLLRVWDLFFCYGVRVLLQVAVVLVRRVLGRAEQRKQCQGQMETLERLRSIRDEVQEEDDAFIAEVCSVPLSTRDLQRQTEKELEKWRKDKPSSTFDPRGRCQGYQMAWTKARQTKEEWERKEREKGNLSVPLARSASTLSLSPSLLHKRWRKGGKANAGEWEGGSKVVRHLSMRAKEDWQSWTDLNFRKVQGVKEEDDVVFEEQKKQSKPELKQTEQKECIEGSKSQSITTQKTETIVDLKREVEAREPEQQEGQPTGEDNLQPVGVENSPVETDTTHSPAEEQSCNKQEEELDSDSQSQIPKELSQKTEEQETEVCDIKEETETHESECTGVVEENQTEITTNAETEMQVSVETSEEPIEQMDKKPEERTETENVQKQVDTVVDVTTETEPQVITEASPDSESDAEALADKNTDDTADAVTHQEGTETENSFEVKYQSTESLTELQVKEEPHTQTGTETDVLAQIQVENAATLDESETEIDLQQHSVIPLEDMTAEAETIETSDDCIQQEESADVAENDTEVIGTDKTVTESNDTSEPPQPKEDICLTVHSMAEVENDVSICDQNETEEAPVESQIANATVAPPHNKETSTKPATPILTSEPDGKIAQIGTCDESVSETTKVQEDLEEQRKGDIQEEDDDYISTLNTPQLVENLHTDNNPQVQNKEESDLVKEEIQNCGRRSSRSSGDFCLRKSASSRESRLARKLSEDLFTTPQKTNQPVLNPPDKVKLAELKGNPGDVNATQSPSSVIRSTESLSKSEHDDPPSLLAEINEEKQPQTPPKRFGLFRRLRGDQPKKTKTKATPKMQVPKILIQDFSDEVGIGKPAEVEEEEKLSSKERRRRRRERERQEKEEERLRKKKEKELEKEKERDRRKPQTRGKSFQVQTEKGRTQLAANTGSQTLRYSASFAESYF